From one Lysinibacillus sp. G4S2 genomic stretch:
- the leuD gene encoding 3-isopropylmalate dehydratase small subunit: MEPINIVNSVITPLDRKNVDTDQIISKEFLKRIERTGFGQFLFYHWRFDAEGNEIKDFVLNKPEFKNSKILVAQDNFGCGSSREHAPWAILDYGFNVVIAPSFADIFHNNCFKNGILPIKLTEAECDEILAKGLAKPYPLEVSLEAQTVTGEDGKVYHFSIDPYYKETLLNGWDEIALTFKYEEQIAAYEAKRIAY; the protein is encoded by the coding sequence ATGGAACCAATTAATATCGTAAATAGTGTGATAACACCACTTGATCGTAAAAATGTCGATACAGACCAAATTATTTCGAAAGAGTTTTTAAAACGTATTGAGCGTACAGGTTTTGGTCAGTTTTTATTCTATCATTGGCGCTTCGATGCAGAGGGCAATGAAATTAAGGATTTTGTATTAAACAAACCTGAATTTAAAAACTCCAAAATTTTAGTAGCACAAGATAACTTCGGCTGTGGTTCTTCTCGTGAACACGCACCGTGGGCAATTTTAGATTATGGCTTCAATGTAGTGATTGCGCCATCTTTTGCAGATATTTTCCATAATAACTGTTTCAAAAATGGCATTTTACCAATCAAACTAACTGAAGCAGAGTGTGATGAAATTTTAGCTAAAGGCTTAGCAAAACCATACCCGTTGGAAGTTAGTCTTGAAGCACAAACGGTAACAGGTGAAGACGGGAAAGTGTATCATTTTAGCATCGATCCTTATTATAAAGAAACATTACTAAATGGTTGGGATGAAATTGCCCTAACATTTAAATATGAGGAACAAATCGCTGCGTACGAAGCAAAACGTATCGCCTATTAA